In one Candidatus Omnitrophota bacterium genomic region, the following are encoded:
- the thiS gene encoding sulfur carrier protein ThiS, translating to MNIFLNGKKKNIKKKILKAVLKKLEINTIGQVVSVNDKAVPWKNYGQVSLKNNDRVEIKKFWGGG from the coding sequence ATGAATATATTCTTAAACGGGAAGAAAAAAAATATAAAAAAGAAAATTTTAAAAGCCGTATTAAAGAAATTAGAAATTAATACCATAGGCCAGGTCGTATCGGTAAATGACAAAGCTGTTCCCTGGAAAAATTACGGGCAAGTCTCTCTAAAAAATAATGACCGGGTGGAAATTAAAAAATTTTGGGGCGGCGGTTAA